The DNA sequence CAACGGGAAACAGAGGGTGCCAGTAGAAAAAAGGACTGGCATGCACGTCATGATTCAGAGGACGACAATGACAGGAAAGCACGTAGAACTTCAGAACGACGAAAGGATAATACTGAACAACAGAAAGATAGTCAGAATTTTAGGAGTAAAGATGGTAGAGATGGCCAGGTGCTGGAAGAATCAAAACCTCAGAGACAGCCAAGATTGCAAGAAGGCAACGTGAATGCTGACACTTCAAATTTGGGCAAGAGTGGTGGAGTTTATATTCCACCATTTAAGTTGGCTCGAATGATGAAAGAGGTTGAGGATAAAAGTAGTGTTGAGTATCAGCGGTTGACATGGGATGCCCTTCGGAAGAGTATAAACGGGCTTGTCAACAAGGTTAATGCTGCTAATATAAAGAATATAATTCCAGAACTCTTCTCAGAGAATCTGATCCGGGGAAGGGGTCTTTTCTGCCGGTCATGTATGAAGTCACAGATGTCATCTCCAGGTTTCACAGATGTGTTTGCTGCACTGGTTGCTGTTGTCAACACCAAGTTTCCCGAGGTGGGGGATCTTCTTCTGAGAAGGATTATTTTGCAGCTCAAGAGAGCATACAAGCGTAATGACAAGGTGTGTATTTATctcttttctataattttatttttgtttactgCAGTAGGAACCTTTTTTTACACGATTTCATCCTAATTTATCTTTTTCTGTTGTTTTACTTTCTGTTCAGCCGCAATTACTAGCTGCTGTTAAGTTTATTGCTCATCTAGTGAATCAGCAAGTGGCTCATGAGATTATTGCATTAGAGTTGCTCACAGTGCTGCTTGAGAATCCAACTGATGACAGTGTTGAGGTAGCTGTCGGCTTTGTCACAGAGTGTGGATCAATTTTGCAAGATCTCTCGCCTAAAGGCTTGCATGGTGGGTATGCTGTTGGAATTATGAAGTATATACTCCTTTTATTAGCTTATTTTGCTTTGAATTATCctaatattagtttttaaatttatcggtTGCTTCCTAGAATAACTTCTCATTTTGGTTATGCAACTTAGTATAATTGACATCTGTGAAAAATCCTAGAATCATTAGTGATGGGGAAATTCCAGATAGAAAGATTCACCCATAGTAGATAAGGGGCAAAGCCAACCATGCAATGCATTATTTAAGAGATTAGAATCTTCAGGGTTTGCTGAAAAGTCTTGAAGTCAATTATTATCTTCCAACCTGCCAACCTGCACTCAATACTTGATCACTTCATTTCATATGGACTTAGACTTGAAGGAAGCTCCCAATGAGAAGCTAAGGTAATTCATGAGCAAAGAAGATACCTTACATCCCATTGAACTAGTCAAGCTCCTTAAATTGTTGAAATTCCCTACCAGGTCCATTTTTCAGACTTTGGAAGTTCACTTTAAGGCCAAGACAACCTCAAAGCATAGAAGAAGTGCTCTAATGATGATATGATTTGGTCCACATTGCAGAATATCAACGTATCATCTGCCAATAATAAATGGGATAGGTTAAGAAAACCTCGATTTGGATTCCCCACCAAGAAACCCTCATAAAGCCACTTGAACCATCACTGTTAACCTTCTACTAAAGGCTTCCGTGTCAATTACAAATAGTTGAGGAGACAACGGATCACCTTGCCTCAACCCATGTGAGGTATTAAAGAAGCATGTTGGAGTGTCGTTCACCAATACAGAGAAATGAGCTGTGGAGACACCATGCATAATCCAAGAAATCCACCGTTCCTCGAATCCATGCTTCCTGAGCAAAGAATGCAAAAATCCCCAATTGACATTATCATAGgccttagagcattcacattggtatatggatatgcatatgcaaaattaaCTCTTTTGCATATCCACTTTGGCATTTCAACAAAACTCCCACATTGGCTTATGCATATTtaaagcaaaataataataaaatattattattttaatatttttttttttttttgcctaatattaatttttttaccttGCAATTTCCATGTACTGGTTTGTACATGCAATCAGTACCCAGTACATAGATAATATCCATTAAAACCGAACCTGTCAATGAAATAATATAGACTATGTGCTGCATCCATACCACCCTTTCATGCATCCAAATTTCCagcattctatatataataatttctgaCTAATATCAACTTCAGATTACATTTGACTAATATCAATTTCAGAATTTACATGTGACTAATTCTatgtatcaaaatcaacttaatacaagttgcaaaaagttgatttttatacAAATTCAGCAACCAACAAATTCAGCATATATGTTCAGCAACCAGAAAATAACTGCACGCCCAGCACCCTCCAGCAGCCTCAGCAGCTCCAGCACCCTTCAGCAGCTCCAGCACTCTTCAGCAGCAACAAAAACAGCCTTGCCATTGGGTCCTCCAGCAGCTCCAGCACCAACAAGCAGCAAGCAATACAACAATATCCCACCCACAACAAAATTCATCCAACAAAATGTTCCcacccaccaccaaccaccaacAAAACAATCTCCCCATAAAGAGAGGTACAAAAAAGGGTTTGGTGTTCATAGCAACCAgtagtatataaatatccacaaCAATGTCACCAAGGCTGTTTTAAATACACATTCAAAAACtgcacaaaacaaaaaagacaacTATGTACCACCCTAGGCcttatttctttgttcctcaagaatttccatttgaagattatgGAAATACTCTTGCTGCACAGAATTCATAGACCCAATATCCATTTTCATTATTTCCATatcattttttctcttcttttcagcTAATATCATAGATCTTTCTTCTTGAGccttaatttccatttcaacctttttcttcttaatttccaATAACTCAGCATTGCGGTTTTCTACCCTCATTaagctttcttttctctctaacaTTAGAATCTTCCTATCCTCTGTCATTTCCCTTAAGGCCTCACTAAATTCTTTATCTTCTCTTTccctactttttctttttttctctctttctttttcagccTTTTTCCCCGGAGGTCTCTCACACTCCACGGGCACATTTTCCATTGGGTCCCCTAATTGTATTGAGTTTGGAGTACTACCTGAACGTGAGACATTGTCCCTTCTTCTTACGGTCTCCATGTGTGTTTGCCATTTCGGTTGGTTCTTTAAAAGATTCCAACAATGATCCAAGGTGAAGTTGGTTTTTTGGGTCTCTCGATACAAAATTTTTGCCTTGTCAATCTACAAAATATAGAAACAATTAGTAGGACAAATCTGAAAAAATTTTACACAATAACAAAATAAACGATTATACCTTGTCTAGCTCGGTTGCACCGCTTGGATGCATTCCTTCAACTTGGGCCATTGAACCACAAAATTTATTGACACTTTTTTGAATGGTTGACCACCGATTGGTCAAAGAGGGTATAGATCTTTCTTGACTGTTAGGTTTTTTATAAGTGGAGTAGTAATCATAAATTCTACTCCACAATTGTGTGGAGGTTTGGTCAGTCCCCCGTATGGAATCTATACTAACGTTAAGCCAAGCTGAAATGAGGAGAGTATCTTCCTCAATAGTAAATGACACACCCCGCTGGGATTTATGTTTTGCTGCCTTTTTTTCCCGTTGGGGTTGTGTCGCTTGGACATCAACGAAATCAGCATCCACAATAGGGTTGTTTATACCACCCTCACCACTTTCCAACAATGTGGTGAAGAAGGGATCCTCATCAATTAAAGTGTTCAtccttcaacaaaatattgaaggaCAAAATGTTACTAAAACAGCACATATTAAGCAAAACAGGGCcaacatgtttaaaaaagaCTGTTAAACTCATACCCAGTACCTGTTTTGAGGTAAAGCAAGGCCAACAAGCagtacaaaattcagattatgtagtttttaagaTGATGTACAGATTTATCTAAATGcagtttttatgaatttaatgaTGATGTGCAGATTTATCTATATGCAATTAAAAatcatccatttttcttgtaacaAGCAGTACAACATGGATTGCTTCCACCAACTGGCCTCGAATATGTACTCTAAACAAATGTTTttgaaagtaattatatatatatatatataaatataaatattatataaacttctCTATTTACTGGACCTTTTTTTCAGTACATGGATCTGTTCCTCACTCGAGTAAATGGCCTAAGACGAAGACTCTTATTTACTACTGAAGTAGAGGatgtattaaattattcattaataagGGAAACCTTTCaggtattattatatattttgctcatcAATTTTTTTCACACCTGATTtggtaaaatttgaatattgggAGTTCTAGTTGCCTTGATGACTGTGTTGGCATCTGTTGGTCTGCTGAGTGAGGGTGGGCATGATGCAGTAGGATGGTGTTAGAGTTCGAATCTttgttaaattttatcattagaAAATGCAAAGGGCATAGACTGAGTATGCAAGACTTGTATAAGaagaatttgaatttgacttgacctattaattgttgttattttctttactCGAACAGGAAGaatatgttttcatttttttttttataagtaggaaGAATATGTTTTCATTAGACACAACCCTGGGTAATTAAGCATAAAGTTACTAATTACTGAAATCAACCGGCTATATCctatatattcatttatatgaatttgaagaagtttatcctcccccccccccccccccccctcactTTTCCAGTTAAAAGAGTGCCATATCTAACTGTTCTCATACTAAGTTGCAAATTATGATGTGAAAGGTGCTCAAGGACAAATGACACTTCCAAATATTAACTAATTTAAACTGAATGGTAAGATCATAATTAGCCTCTGTTTTCAGCGGTATTCAATCCTCACCTAACATCTTCATGCTTCAATGAACAACCACTCTAATATCAATGGACATTTCAAACCAAATAAATGGAAAACTCTCCTAAACACAATCGGAAAGCAGATCccaatttgtttttccttataGGAATTTTGGGGTTCCACTAAAGGAAATAGCCATGATCCATTAAAGTTAATTGCTATGATCGAATTAAAACAGCAACCAAATCCATTAAACTCAGATAATAGAACCCAAGAACAGAAAATCGAAACCAAGAAACCCATAATATCACACAATCACGAAACcctaatctaaaccaagaacaaaatCAAATGAAGAAATGGCAacagaaaaacagaaaaatagaaaaacacatgcacGATCTAAAACCCTAACCGAAACTGTGAAGAGAAAGGGAGAAATCATACCTGAAATAGCAGAAAATTAAGGAAACCAGCAACCTCCAGTGATTCCCAGCAACAGTCGCAGGCTCCGTCGATGACCGTCGTGAGAGAGAGGTGCACGGATCCAAGCTTCTTCCGATGGGGTTGTTTGGGTCGAGAGAGGGATGGGGATTCGGGAAAGGAGAAACcgagggagagagagtgtggAAATATGGAAATAATCCCGTTTGGGGGGGGGGTCAGGGAGAGAGagtgtgggaggagagagaaataaacattaaaataaaacttggagAGTAAATAGTGGCTCGGGAAAATTGTAATGTTACTGTTCATAGTTAGCTAAAACTTTAGAGCTAGAGAATCCAATGTAGACTGATTTATGTTAATATTATGCAAAATTGACTTTGCATATGGGGATGCATAgtccaatgtgaatgctcttagccATGACTAGTTTGAATGAAATCATTTTATTCGTCTATCcaagcattcattagcaatGAGCATTGAGTCTAGGATTTATCTGCTTGTAAGAACAACATTCTAAGACTTTGATATGATCTTCCCCAAAACTTCACTCAAAAGATTTGTGAGAATCTTGGATATAATCGTATACACTCCTTCACAAGACTAAAAGGGTGATAGCCCTTAATATCCGAAGCCCCTGATTTCTTAGCAATGAGCACAAGAAAGGTGGCATAGAGGCTTTTCTCGAACTGCCCGTATGTAAAACTCATGGAAGACTTTCATAATGTCATCTTTTACCACACCGAATAGGTCTGGAAAAAAGCAATGGTGAATCCATCCGGACCTGATGCTTTGTCTTTTGCCATCTTTTTAACCACTTCATacacatcattttcttcaaatgttCTCTCTAGCCACACAGCTCTGTAGTACTCAATGGGCTTGAGAGCTAATCCATCAAGTTTTGGCCTCCAATCAACTTGTTCCACGAGCAATTCTAGAATTGCAAAACCAGGAAATGTGATTCGTAATCTTGAAATGATCCAAAGAAACAAAATCGACAATACCGAGTTGCTCGATGGCATTCTTCCTCCAATGTGACTTGGCCGCTCAATGAAAGAATCTATGCACATTTATCCCCTTCCCTTAACCATAAAGTGCTAGATTTCTGGCTCCATGATATTTCCTCCATCAACGTGATTCTTTCTAGATTTCTGTCCCACTTTGTACATTTGGGTCAAGGATATATTCTCTCTCCTAGACTAGCCATAAACCTGTGTGACGCTCGGGCCGAAATAACTTAATTGCTAAGCACCTGAGGTGGAAACTCAAGGATTTTTTTTCGACTATCTGATAAGGAGAGgaaatgttatttttcaataagAGTAGAGGAAAGGTTGAGAAACTGAAGAGTTTATACCACAGGAGAAGAAAGGTTTTTTCCAGCaagatgagagaaaaagttgagaaaccaaaaatttttttatacaaagaatgaataaataagAAAGTTAATGAAAATGGTTGATACATAGTTCATTCTTTTGTGAAGACATTGCTTCAGCTTTTATATTGTTAATAGATTCTGCATTTACATATGGCCAACACTCAAATGGCATGGCCTCCTACTGTAAGAAGTGGGTGGTTCGTGAGGTATTGGGTTCGAATGTGCTGTCCTCCTTATTGTATTGATTCCTGGAAATTAATTTTAGATACTGTTCTCATGGTTTGTAATAACAGGAATATTTGAGCGTTTTCGTGGAATTCTTCATGAAGGGGAAATAGATAAACGGGTACAATTTCTGATTGAAGGGCTATTTGCTGTAAGAAAAGCAAAGTTTCAGGTAAGTActtttcttatattattattattattattattattattattattattattattattttcttttggcaGAGTAATGTCATCGCATACTAGTGTCCAAAGATAGCCAGTACAAAGATGCTCATTGTGATGTATTTGTTTGCAGGGATACCCTGCCGTTCGTCCTGATCTAGACCTTGTAGAGCAGGAAGATCAGTTAACGCATGAGGTCTCTCTCCAAGATGAAATAGATCCAGAGATTACACTCGGTATGTCTTGTCTTCTGCTTCTTTATCGATCTGCCTATAAATATGTACTATTTTAATTGTGCCTATAAGTATGTACTATTTTGATTCTGCCTATAAATATGTACTATTTTGAtttatcctttttttccttttcagataTATTCAAGGCAGATCCTGATTTCCTCGAGAATGAGAGACGCTATGAAGAAGTTAGGAAAACCATTCTGGGTGAGGAGTCTGAGGATGAAGCTGGTTCAGATGCAGGTTCAGATGATGACGAGGATGATGCTGATGATGACGAATCTGAGGAAGAGGATGAGCAGCAGATGAAAATCAAGGATGAAACAGAGACAAACCTTGTAAATCTTCGGAGGACAATCTACCTCACTATTATGTCTAGTGTAGATTTTGAGGAGGCTGGTCATAAGCTCCTGAAAATCAAACTAGAGCCAGGTCAAGAGGTAAGTGGTGCAAGCATTTTTCTGTTGTATAAACCAAGCCACCTTATTTGGGTATTTCTTTATTGGTGATGGGTAGGACAAGAGTAGATGAAGAGTGAATATTTGGTTACAGTTGATGTATTTGTGCAAATGACTGGTTCTTGACTAGTAGCACTATTTGGTAGAGAAGTGGGATCTGGGTCCAAGTCATTCTTTTAGGTTCAAGTCCCCCcccacaaaaacaaaaccaacacactcacccacccacacacacacaaaaccaGTAGTATTTTAATGAATAACTTGCATGGTGCTTAGATTAGCATTGCCGTTGGGTGTTAAGAGTGTAGACAAGACAAGCCATGCCGAGGTCCAGCCTAGATTTTTGCTGCTCGAGCTCAGCTTGTCTTGGGCTTGGATCattgatacattttttttttatagtaagaTCATTGATTTTTACTAGGGCTTGGTCTTCTATTTGAACCTTAGGACTGTTTCTCAAGTTTTGGCTTGCATTGTGCTCAGTCAGGCTTGCAAGTGGCTCTAGCTTATCATACCCAGCCCCAGCTACATTTTTCACAATCTTGTTGAAATtttgtacaaaaatatattCAGAAACTTCTATCTAAAATGAAGAGCTCTGATAGACCCACTATGTTGTAATTTTAAAACATGCAAATCATCAGTCTCTTGAATTACCTTATTTGGTTCGAC is a window from the Carya illinoinensis cultivar Pawnee chromosome 14, C.illinoinensisPawnee_v1, whole genome shotgun sequence genome containing:
- the LOC122294178 gene encoding pre-mRNA-splicing factor CWC22 homolog is translated as MARKYSSESSDSEKRNAHKRDDKRGERHRDDKDRDRANGSKDMLDSDKRSRKQHERRDEHNGFDKDRERVNEKDVRDGDGRSLSEHVGRKQSRQSSEEDGEWVERDWGRQERERTHRHEGKRRGEMGELDKVKESYPSSDEYDRRFEREKQERKRSHRHEGGHRQRETEGASRKKDWHARHDSEDDNDRKARRTSERRKDNTEQQKDSQNFRSKDGRDGQVLEESKPQRQPRLQEGNVNADTSNLGKSGGVYIPPFKLARMMKEVEDKSSVEYQRLTWDALRKSINGLVNKVNAANIKNIIPELFSENLIRGRGLFCRSCMKSQMSSPGFTDVFAALVAVVNTKFPEVGDLLLRRIILQLKRAYKRNDKPQLLAAVKFIAHLVNQQVAHEIIALELLTVLLENPTDDSVEVAVGFVTECGSILQDLSPKGLHGIFERFRGILHEGEIDKRVQFLIEGLFAVRKAKFQGYPAVRPDLDLVEQEDQLTHEVSLQDEIDPEITLDIFKADPDFLENERRYEEVRKTILGEESEDEAGSDAGSDDDEDDADDDESEEEDEQQMKIKDETETNLVNLRRTIYLTIMSSVDFEEAGHKLLKIKLEPGQEMELCIMLLECCSQERTYLRYYGLLGQRFCMINKVHQENFEKCFVQQYSMIHRLETNKLRNVAKFFAHLLGTDALPWHVLAYIRLTEEDTTSSSRIFIKILFQELSEHLGIRLLNERLSDPTMQDSFESIFPRDNPKNTRFSINFFTSIGLGGITENLREYLKNMPRLIMQQEQAVSDSESDGESDSSDNSDTETASSETQSDSSSDESEKDDRRRKRRRK
- the LOC122294180 gene encoding glutathione S-transferase T3-like, with the protein product MNTLIDEDPFFTTLLESGEGGINNPIVDADFVDVQATQPQREKKAAKHKSQRGVSFTIEEDTLLISAWLNVSIDSIRGTDQTSTQLWSRIYDYYSTYKKPNSQERSIPSLTNRWSTIQKSVNKFCGSMAQVEGMHPSGATELDKIDKAKILYRETQKTNFTLDHCWNLLKNQPKWQTHMETVRRRDNVSRSGSTPNSIQLGDPMENVPVECERPPGKKAEKEREKKRKSREREDKEFSEALREMTEDRKILMLERKESLMRVENRNAELLEIKKKKVEMEIKAQEERSMILAEKKRKNDMEIMKMDIGSMNSVQQEYFHNLQMEILEEQRNKA